The Planctomycetia bacterium sequence ACGAGCGTATCGAACGCCGTCTCGGGCAAGAGAATATCGACCCCGCCTTCGACGAGCGCCGCGGTCTGTTCGTAATACGCCGCGACCATCTCATCGAACGTGGTCGAGCGATGGCCGGGATCGTTGACGTTGCCCGAGATCGAAAGCTGCCGATTCGTCGGCCCCATCGAGCCGGCGACGAACCGCGGCTTGTCGGGCGTCCGGCGGTTCCATTCGTCGACCGCCTCGCGCGCCAGCAGAGCGCCGGCAAGGTTCAAATCGCGCACTCGGTGCTCGAGCCCGAAGTCGGCCATTGCGACGTTCGTCGCTCCGAACGTGTTCGTCTCGATGATATCGGCGCCGGCTTCGAGATACTGGCTGTGGATGTTCCGAATCGCGTCCGGCTGAGTGATGCAGAGGATATCGATGAAGTTCTTGAGATCCTTCGGGGTGTTGTCGAACTGCCCCCCCCGATAGTCGACTTCCTCGAATTTCAGGGCATGCACCATGGTTCCCATCGCGCCGTCGAGCACGAGAACTTTCGACTTCAAAAGCTCGCGAAGAATCGCTTCCGACTGCGGATGAGATGCACCTGCCACGCTATCGCTCCGGACCAAAACCATTGCCTAGTAACAACTTCAGTCGCCAAGCTTGTAAGTATGGCGAAGCACCCCGTTAGCGACAAGAGGGAGCAAGGTTTGCCGCCGCGCATGCAGCCTCGACAATCGGCAGCCGTTCGCTTATTTCCCTTGCCTCTAAAATCGAACTCTTCCTCAAGATCGCTACATTCCCGACCCGATAGTGCTGAGGTAACTCGGAGTGTTTCCACCGCCTGCTTGCGCGGTTGCTCTTGGGCGAGTCAAGGACGACTCTTATATGGCTCCCTTAAACTCGTACTCTAACGACGTCGGACGCGAGCCTCCGGTTCGGGTCGTGCGACGTCAATTGATTACGTCGCGCGGCTCTCAAGAGATGCCGACGCCGCGGGTCGTGCTGCATTTGCCCGATCTCGATGCGCTGCAAACGGTTGCCTTGGGCCCGGCCCGACCGACTTCGCGCCGCCGCATCGATGCCGCGCACGGCGTCGAGCCGACGTCCGGCCGCTCGGGTCGCTCGCGCGATGCGAAAAAATCGCACGATAGCGAAGAGGCTCCTGCGGCGAGCCCGCTGCTGAACTTGCTGCGCGTGCCTCTCAATAAATGGCTGCCCCCTCTGGCTGCCGGAAAGCTGAACGCCGGATCGGTGGGGCAACTCGTCGTCTTGTTGCAACAACCCAAAGTCTTGCTCGGGGCGGTCGTGGCCGTCGCGATGCAGCTTGCGGCTGTACTGGCGATGCTCGGCGGCGGAGCGACGACGACCGACAAAAGCACCCCTGCGCCGACTCCGGCTCCGACCGGCAACATGAACATCGCTCAATCGCAGAGCGTCGTTCCGACGACGACCCCTCACGAACAACATGCCGACCATCGCCACGGCCCGATCCGCACGCCGCTGAACGCGCAGCACAGCAACGGTCAGCCGTTCATCGGTCCGTCGTTGTTGCCCGCGCCGCAATCGCTGGCCGGTGCCGATGCGAAGGATGTGCCGCCGTGGCAAGCCCCTTCCGCGCAGTTGCCGCCGCCGTCGGCCGCTCCGGTTCGCAATGAAACGGTTTCGACACCGACGGCCGCTCCCATCTTCCGCGGCCCGACGAACGCAACTTCGAATGCGACTCCGAACTCGACTTCGGCGAACAACACTTCGTCGCTCGGCTCCGAAGTGAACGCCGTGGCGCGGCCCGAAGTAGGAAACGCTTCGACCAGCGGCACGACCAACGTCGTACAAACCAGCGGCGGCAAGGCCAAGCTCATGGGAACCATCCAACGAAAACCGAACGGCGGAGCTAAGTAATGAGCACGTTGGATCAAGCCTTCATTCGGGCCTATCAAGCAGGACGAAGCACGCCGGCAGCGCAGCCGACCGGAGCGGCAGTCGACGCCGCGCCGCGGCCGTCGTCGCATCCTTCCGTAGCGACTGCTGCACCCGAACTCGCGACCGCCGCGGCAACTGCTTCCCCTGCGCGAAGCGCCCGCTCGCGACACTACGTCGACTCCGCACACGGCTCGACCGCGGCACCGCATTTCCGCGCGACGACTTCGCCGCAACCATCGGCACCGGCACAGGCACCGATCGAGCGCCGCGCCGGCTACGACTCGGATGCTTATGCCGAAGCGACTCTCGCCCAAGAGACGACGAGCACGCTGGAAGGCAACCCGTATGAATCGGGCCGACGTGAATCCGCCGTCGTCGAAGAGATCGCGGTTCCGTTTTGCCCGGCGTTCGAGACCGAGCGCTTTCATTGGCCGCGCAACGTCGAGGTGCTGATCGCCGCGACGGGAAACGAGTTCGCTCAATTCACCGCCGAGTTGGAAGAGCGCATCGGGGCCGGCCGGCAGACGTTGGTCGTCACCGGTATCGGCCGGAGCGAAGGGCGCTCGACGCTCGTCTTAGCGCTGGCTCGCTTGCTGGCGAACCGCAACTTGCGCGCGGTCGTCGTCGATGCCGATCTGCGGCAACCACAACTGGCCGAGCTATTGGGGATCCGGCCCGAGCTCGGTTGGGACGACGTTTACGCCGAGCGGCTCTCTCTGACCGACGCGCTCATCGAATCGCTCGCCGATCGTGTCACGCTGCTGCCGATGCGAAGCGGATTTTCCAATCCTCGTGCGCTGGCCGGCAACAAGACGTTTGCCGGAATCATCGAACAACTGAAACAAAACTACGATGCCGTGATTCTCGACGTCGGGCCGCTCCCCGACGATCAAGACACGATCGACTTGGCTGCCGCGCTGACCGGCTGCAAGCTCGACGATGCGATCGTCGTCCGCGATCGTCGCACGACGAGCCCGAAAGATGTGCAAGCCGTTTGTCGTCGGCTCGCGGTGCTGGGAGTCCATCATTGCGACATCGCGGAAAACTTCACGGAGCTGCAAGGGTATTGAGGAAGGGGTCAGGGGTCGGAGGTCAGGGGCCAGCAGCACAGAGGCGGCGATGTACGAAAATCATTGGTCCTTGGAGCGGCGCCCCTTCGGCAGCGGCTGCGACTCGCGGTTCTATTACCCGAGCGACGCGCATCAAGGAACGCTGCTGAAATTGCGCTTCGCGGTCGAAAGCAAACATGCGGCCGCGCTCGTCATCGGCGAGTCGGGCACCGGCAAGACGCTCATCGGGCGTTTACTTGCCGAACGCCTGCCGCTCGAATGCGCGCCGCTCGTCCATCTCACGTTCCCGCAAATGCCCGCCGCGAATCTGCTCGCCTATCTGGCGCGCGAGCTCCAAGCCGAGCACAACGGCGGAGCGCAGGTGCCGTCGATCGATGAAGCGGTGTGGGCCTTGCAACAACTCCTGACGGCCAACGCGCGAACCGGCAAGCATGCCGTGATCATCATCGATGAAGCGCATCTGATCGAAAGCACGCAGACGTTCGAAGCGTTGCGGTTGCTCTCTAATATCGAATTCGACGGTT is a genomic window containing:
- a CDS encoding AAA family ATPase gives rise to the protein MYENHWSLERRPFGSGCDSRFYYPSDAHQGTLLKLRFAVESKHAAALVIGESGTGKTLIGRLLAERLPLECAPLVHLTFPQMPAANLLAYLARELQAEHNGGAQVPSIDEAVWALQQLLTANARTGKHAVIIIDEAHLIESTQTFEALRLLSNIEFDGSPVATMIFIGKPALMPIFERLPQWEQRFAVKCLLRPLGSDETHAYVQHRLQTAGAGDERIFEIEALEALHAITQGTPRDVNRIADLALLTAFADGETTIAPERIHAVASELVNVGAD